CGCCCCGCCGTCAAAATACGGCACGGGCAAGGAGGCCTTGCTCCGCGCCGCCGTGACTGTGGTGGCAGCAAAGGGATTGCGCGGGCTGACGTACCGGTCGGTGGCAGAAGCTGCCGGCGTCAACAACACGCTGGTGGCCCACCATTTCGGTTCCCGGGACGCGCTCATCGCCGCGGCCCTGGACTGGGCCACCGAGCAGTCCATCAGCGCGTCCAAGTTGCGCGAGGCGGCCACGCTGGGCCACTCGTTCACGGAGACGTTGCTGGGGCTGCTGCTGGCCGACCCCGAACTACAGGTATTTCAGTACGAGATGATCCTGGAAGCGCGGCGGCGCCCCGAGCTTTCGGAAGCGGTCACCGCCCTCTACGAAAACTATGTCGGGGCCCTGGCCGCAGGGCTGAGTGCCTCCGGCGTGACCCACAACGTTCAGGTTGTGGCCCGCACCCTGTTTGCTGCCCTCGATGGCCTTGTCCTCCAGTATCTGGCAGGTGTCGATCGCTCAGCGATCGCGGCATCCCTCGAGGAAGTCCACGAGGTACTCCTGCTCAGGACGGGCTCCGGCACACAGCCCTGAGGCCAGCCCTGTCGTTCAGGCCCGCCGGACTGTTCGCCACAGGTCAAGTGCCGTACGCGGATACACAAGACCCGCGGCGCCGGCCGGAGCACGCTTAAGGCAGCGCTATTAGGCCGTACCGGCCGCGTTCTCTGACCTACTCGAAGTGGAGTACCCCATGGAAACCTACGACGCCCTTCTGGCCTCGATCACCGCGGACACCGGCGAAACCCGGACCATCCTGGACCCCGCCACCGGGGAACCTGTAGGCGAGGCGCCGGTCCACACCGTTGCGGACCTCGAGGCGGCCATCGCCGCCGCCGCA
Above is a window of Arthrobacter sp. FB24 DNA encoding:
- a CDS encoding TetR/AcrR family transcriptional regulator, whose product is MNSSPAAAPPSKYGTGKEALLRAAVTVVAAKGLRGLTYRSVAEAAGVNNTLVAHHFGSRDALIAAALDWATEQSISASKLREAATLGHSFTETLLGLLLADPELQVFQYEMILEARRRPELSEAVTALYENYVGALAAGLSASGVTHNVQVVARTLFAALDGLVLQYLAGVDRSAIAASLEEVHEVLLLRTGSGTQP